The following coding sequences are from one Chloroflexota bacterium window:
- the meaB gene encoding methylmalonyl Co-A mutase-associated GTPase MeaB produces the protein MNELVTQALTGDRRAIARLISVVEQGGTEARQALSCLYPHTGKAHIVGVTGAPGTGKSTLVSEMAKAYRKQGLPVGIIAIDPTSPFSGGAILGDRIRMRDLATDPQVFIRSMATRGSLGGLARSTADVAHVLDAAGYPIILVETVGAGQSEVDIARMAHTTLVVQMPASGDDIQAIKAGILEIADIIVVNKADLPGADQAVAALQAMLDLNSGQTEWHHGQLVRVESVLAGQQQPWRPPVLKTCALRGEGIEELLAAIAAHRQYQHDSGLQKQRERERAAGQLQRILRYALLEQLLAQIPEAALQETVERIVAREQDPYSAAEALIAKARLSSQRV, from the coding sequence ATGAACGAGCTTGTGACACAGGCACTGACTGGAGACCGTCGGGCCATCGCTAGACTGATCAGTGTCGTGGAGCAGGGAGGCACCGAGGCGCGACAAGCTCTTTCTTGCCTTTATCCTCACACTGGCAAGGCGCACATTGTGGGCGTAACCGGTGCACCAGGGACGGGCAAGAGCACGCTGGTGAGCGAAATGGCCAAAGCCTATCGCAAGCAAGGTCTCCCTGTGGGCATTATTGCCATAGACCCCACAAGCCCATTCTCAGGCGGAGCGATCCTAGGGGATCGTATCCGCATGAGAGATTTGGCTACTGACCCACAAGTCTTTATCCGCAGCATGGCCACAAGGGGCAGCCTTGGCGGTCTAGCGCGCTCTACGGCCGATGTAGCACATGTTTTGGATGCGGCTGGCTATCCCATTATCTTGGTAGAGACTGTGGGAGCAGGTCAGAGCGAAGTGGACATTGCCCGCATGGCGCATACTACTCTGGTAGTCCAGATGCCTGCCTCCGGTGATGACATTCAGGCTATCAAGGCGGGCATTCTCGAGATTGCCGATATCATCGTGGTCAACAAGGCGGACTTGCCCGGAGCAGATCAGGCTGTCGCAGCGCTGCAAGCCATGCTCGACCTGAATTCTGGGCAGACGGAGTGGCACCATGGGCAGTTAGTGCGTGTTGAGAGCGTGCTAGCAGGCCAACAGCAGCCATGGCGGCCACCTGTGTTGAAAACCTGCGCGCTGCGCGGCGAGGGCATCGAGGAGCTGTTAGCGGCCATTGCCGCGCATCGCCAGTACCAGCATGACAGTGGGTTGCAAAAGCAGCGCGAACGCGAACGTGCTGCAGGACAGCTTCAGCGCATATTGCGCTATGCCCTATTGGAGCAATTGTTGGCGCAGATTCCAGAGGCTGCTCTACAGGAGACGGTGGAACGCATCGTCGCTCGGGAACAGGATCCCTATTCCGCAGCGGAGGCGCTTATTGCCAAAGCCCGCCTATCAAGCCAGCGAGTTTGA